The region TAATTTCATGTTTCTTTGTTTAAAAAAATAATTTTATTCTCTGAAAAGTTATGAAAAACTATGCTTCACCTTCCATCATTAAAATCATTGCGAAAATCGAATAGTTTATCATATCCTGATAATTCGCATCAATCCCTTCACTCACCAGGGTTTGCCCTTTATTATCTTCAATTTGCTTAACCCGCAATAATTTCTGAATAATAAGATCTGTTAAAGAACTTACTCGCATATCGCGCCAGGCTTCGCCATAATCGTGATTCTTATTCATCATTAAAGCCTTGGTTTCAGCTATTTTTTCGTCATAAAGTTCAGTAGCCTCTTCTACACCAAGATCAGGCTGGGCAACCACTCCTTTTTCCAACTGGATTAAGGCCATTACCGAGTAATTGATAATCCCAATAAATTCAGATTTTTCGTCTTCATCTACTTTTCTCACCTCATTTTCCTGAAGTTTGCGTATTCGCTGGGCTTTGATAAAAATCTGGTCGGTAAGTGACGGCAGCCTAAGAATTCTCCAGGCGCTTCCGTAATCTTTCATCTTATTAATAAACAGGCTACGGCAGGTGGCTACCACCGCGTCATACTGTTTTGAGGTATTCTGCATAAAAGAGATCTAATTTCCGTAAATTTCGTGCAAATATTTTAGATACTAAAACCGCATATTATAATTTCTGAAGCAAGGTTTAATAATTGAAGCTTTTTTCTTCGGAATATTCAATCAAACTCTCGCAAAAATGACCATAAATTGCAAAGGCGAACTTATAGATCTTAGCACTCCCAAAGTGATGGGAATAATTAATACCACCCCCAATTCTTTTTATGCTGAAAGCCGAAAAACTTCGGAAACAGACATTCTGAAACAAGTAGAACAAATGCTGATGGATGGCGCCAAATTTATTGATATTGGTGGTTACAGCACTCCGCCCGGCGCCCCTAAAGTTGAAGAAACCGAAGAGCTAAAACGCGTTCTACCAGCGGTAGAAAATATCCTGAAACATTTTCCGGAAACATTAATTTCTGTAGATACTTTTAGGGCAAAAGTAGCTGAAAAAAGCATTGAAGCCGGGGCAGCAATAATCAATGATATCTCTGCCGGAAACCTGGATCCCGAAATGATGAAAACAGTGGCAGAATACCAGGTTCCTTATATTATGATGCATATGCGCGGCACGCCACAAACTATGAAAGACCTGAATCAATATGACGATCTTTTGCAGGATATCTTATTTTATTTTTCAGAAAAAATAAGTGAGGCGAGAGCTTTGGGAATCAATGATCTTATTGTAGATCCCGGCTTCGGATTCGCCAAAAATATACAGCAAAATTTTGAATTGCTTTCTAAAATGGAACTCTTTAAAACTTTGGAATTACCAATTCTCGCCGGACTTTCACGAAAATCCTTGATCTATAAAACTTTAAATACAAGCCCGCAGGAAGCTTTAAATGGCACTACTTTTTTAAACAGCATCGCTTTAAGCAAACGCGCTTCTATTTTAAGGGTGCACGATGTAAAAGAAGCGGTAGAATGCACTAAATTATACACAGAACTTAGTAAGTAGCCGCATATTTTCTATTTTTACACAAAACCCCGCTAATTTGGATATAATAAATCTTCGTTTTCTCGATGTTCTCGATATTGTATTTGTAGCCTTACTACTGTATTATTTATACAAGTTGGTAAAAGGAACGGTTGCGGTAAATATCTTTATCGGGATCGTGATCATTTACCTAATGGGAAGCCTTACGCAATTGCTGCAAATGGAGCTTTTAAGCAGCGTTCTGGGTGAATTTATTGGCGTGGGAATGTTTGCCTTGATCGTGGTTTTTCAGCAGGAAATAAGGAAATTCCTTTTAATGATTGGTTCAACCAATTTCACTCAAAAAGGAAAATTTTTTACACAACTTCGGTTTTTAAAAGGCGATTTAGAAACCAGCACAAATGTAGACGATATCATTTCCGCTTGTGAAATTATGGGCCAGACTTATACGGGCGCGCTAATTATTATTCAGAAAAACACAAACCTGGATTTTGTGAAAAATTCTGGGGATGATATGAATATAGAGCTTAACCAGCCCATTATAGAATCTATTTTCTATAAAAATTCACCGCTTCACGATGGTGCGATGGTAATAGAAGATAACAAAATTACCGCTACCCGGGTTATTTTACCGGTTTCTAACGACAGGTCTATTCCGCTAAGATTTGGACTTCGTCACCGAGCCGCTGTTGGTATTACTGAAAAAACTGATGCGCTCGCCCTGGTAGTGAGTGAAGAAACCGGACAAATTTCATATATAAGAGACGGGGAATTTGTAATGTTTGAAAGTACAGATGAATTGATTGATAGAATTAAAGAAGATCTTTTATAATTCTCTACAAAGATTCCTCGGCCATAAACTGCACTTCGTAAAGGTTTTTGTAATACCCATCTTTCTTTTTAAGCAACTCTGTGTGATTTCCAATTTCTACAATCTTACCGGCATCCATCACCATAATCTTATCGGCTTTTTTAATGGTTGCAAGCCTGTGGGCAATCACAATTGAAGTTCGCCCTTTTGTGATCTTATCGGTTGCTTCCTGAATTAAAAGTTCGCTATAAGTATCTACCGAAGAAGTTGCTTCATCTAAAACCAAAATACTGGGATTACTCATATAAGCCCTTAAAAATGAAATAAGCTGGCGCTGGCCGGATGATAACATCGCCCCACGTTCTTTTACATTATAATGATAGCTATTTGGCAGCGTATTGATGAACTCGTGAATACCAATTTGTTTCGCAGCAGCAATCACTTCTTCTTCCGTAATATCGGGATTGTTAAGATTAATATTACTCAAAATAGTATCGGCAAAAAGGAAAACGTTTTGTAACACCACGGCAATTTCAGAACGTAAGGATTCTAAAGTAATATCTTTAATATCAATTCCATCTACCAGAATTTGTCCGCTATCTATTTCATAAAAACGGTTCAGTAAATTGATCACCGTAGATTTCCCTGCACCGGTGGCTCCAACAATTGCGATAGTTTCCCCAGGATTTGCTTTAAAAGAAACGCCTTTAAGCACTTCTTCATCATCAGTATAACTAAAACGAACATCTTTAAATTCTATTTCACCCTTTAGATCGCTCACCTTAATTTTCCCATTATTATTAATGGAAGATTCTGTGTCCAAAATTCCAAAAACGCGATTTGCCGCTACCATTCCCATTTGCAGGGTATTAAATTTATCGGCAATTTGTCGTAAGGGTCTAAACAATAACTGAGATAATTCAATAAAAGCGATAATCACACCAAGGGTAATTCCGTCATCAGCCACGGCCCGCAGCCCGCCGTACCAAACGATTAGACCTATAGTTATGGAAGTTGCCATTTCAGCAATGGGAAAGAAAATAGAGTTATACCAAACTGTCTTTACCCAGGCATCACGGTGTTTGCCGTTTATTTCTTTAAAATTATTGTATTCGGCTTTTTCACGGGTAAAAAGCTGAACGATCTTCATTCCCGTAATTCGCTCCTGAACAAAGGTGTTTAGGTTGGCAACCTGCGTTCTTACTTCTTCAAAAGCGACTTTCATTTTCTTCTGAAAAACACGCGTAGCATACATAATTAACGGAAGTACCGTTAAAACCAATAAAGTTAACTGCCAGCTCTGGTAAAACATAAACCCAATTACTACCAGCATTTTTAAAATATCACTGATAATCATAAAAAGTCCCTGGCTAAAAATACTGGCAATAGTTTCAATATCGCTTACCGCACGGGTTACCAAACGCCCAACTGCCGACTTATCAAAATAAGTCATTTTAAAGTTGAGCATATGTTTAAAAAGGTTCACACGAAGGTCTCTAACTACTTCCTGCCCCAACCAATTGGCGAAATACACAAATAGAAACTGAAAAATAACTTCCAGCACTAAAACCCCGGCCATTAAACCAACATAAAAAACCAGGTTATCATAGTTCTGTGGCGTAATTGCATCATCTACGGTAACCTTTAATAAATACGGTCTTAGAACAGCAAAGAATGAAAGCAAAATAGCAGCAACCGCCACAAAATAGAAAGTTACTTTGTAGGGATTAGTATACTTAAGCAGGCGCTTAAATAAATTAAAATCGAATGCGTTGCCTGTTTTAGATGCCATTTATTTTATTGCTATTTCCGGATAAGTAACATTTGTAAGATAAAGAGCTTTTGCCGGTACCGAAGTGCCCGCCTTACTCCTATCTTTACTTTTTATAATCTCGTGCATATTTTCTACGGGTTGTTTTCCAAAACCAATTTCCAGTAAAGTTCCCACAATTGCACGCACCATATTTCTTAAAAATCTGTCGGCTGAAATATGAAAAACCAACACGCCATTTTCAGTTTTCCAAACTGATTCAGAAATCTTGCAATTATAAGTTTTTACATCGGTTTTAGACTTTGAAAAACACTTAAAATTAGTATAATCCTTTAAGATTTCTGCAGCCTGGTTCATTTTTTCAACATCCAGCTTATTCTTTAAAAAGTAGCTTCTATCTTCCAAAAAAGGATCTTTCTGCTGAACAATATGATATTCATAACTTCGGCTTAAAGCATCAAAACGAGCGTGTGCATCTGCTTTTACTTTAAAAACGTCCTTTAATGCGATATCGGCCGGAAGCAAGGAATTCATTTTAAACTGAAAAGCTTCCCTTTCAAGTTCGTTATCGGTATCAAAATGTGCAAAGATCTGTTTCGCGTGTACGCCTGCATCTGTTCTTCCTGCGCCAACAATAGCTGTTTTTTGTTGAAAAACAACTGAAAGTGCCCGTTCTATTTCTTCCTGAACCGAAATCGCGTTTGGCTGATTTTGCCAACCGTGATAAGCCTTTCCAAAATATGCCAGTTCTAAAAAATACCTCAACCGAGTTCTTTATTTTTATATTTGCGAACTGCAAAGATAAGGCATTTATTAGAAGCTTAAATCCTTTGAAGGCATCGGTTTCAAAATGATTTTATAAACAAAAACAATCCCGATTTGAAAAAAATATTGCTGTTAAGCGACACCCACAGTCATATTGACGAAAGAATTCTACATTACGCAGCGGAAGCCGATGAAATATGGCACGCCGGCGATATTGGCACTACCGATATTTCTGATGAATTAAAAAAAGTAAAACCTTTAAGGGCGGTATATGGTAATATTGACGATGCGGAAATAAGAAAAGAATTCCCTCTGCACCAACGTTTTAAATGCGAAGGCGTAGATGTTTGGATTACGCATATAGGCGGTTACCCGGGCAAATATTCACCGGCGATTAGGGAAGAAATTAAAAGAAATCCGCCAAAGCTTTTTATTAGCGGGCATTCCCACATTTTAAAGGTAATGAACGATAAAAGCCTGGGATTACTTCATATGAATCCCGGCGCAGCAGGCAAACAGGGTTTTCATAAAAAACGAACAATGCTTAGATTTAAAATTGATGCTGCTGAAATTAAAGATCTGGAAGTGATAGAATTGAAGGGAAAATAAGCAGTTGGCAGTTTTTCAGTGAGCAGTTGGCAGTCTCAGTTTGCAGTAGGTTTATATTAAGAACAAAGAGGCTACCGAAAAGTTTTTAAAAGCGTCATCCTGAGTGTACTTCAGAGCCTGCCCCGATTTTTATCGGGGATCTAAAATATTGATAATCAAAACATGTTTGAAGCTGAAACAAGGTCAGCTTGACGAGACTAAATTTTTTAGAAAACCTCTTTCACCACAGAACGTTCGCTAATACCTAACTACGGAAAGCAAAGACACTTATAAAAACTAAAAAACCCGAAGCTTTCACTTCGGGTTTTCACGCACTAATACTACTAAGATGATAGGCTTATCGTAATCGGTCCACAGATTTTACGAGATCTTCGTCCTTTTTAATGGCCTTATTGGCCAAAACAAGAAAAACGATAGAAATGATTGGAAGAAACATCCCAATACCCTTCTCTGAAATATCCATTTCTCCAGGTAAACTTAGCAACCAATAAACAAACACTCCTAGTAAAAAAAAGTTTAATAAGATATTTAGGCGCCCCAATACAAATTGAAGCTTTCTATTTTTGAACATAAAAATACTCACCAAAGATAATAAAGCTGAAGCTAGAAATGCAAAAAATATCATAAGATAATCTTGTGCAAAAATAGCCACACCTTCAGAATTTTCCCAAAGTGAAAATACGAAAATAAGTCCGCCACTAATAATGGCAGCGATAAGTAAATATACTGTTTGTATTCTTTGTAGCATAACTTCTGGTGGAGTTCGCGAACAAAAATAAAGATTCTTTTTAGAAATGCTATTTAAAATATTAAAATAAAGTTGTATACTTGCAGGAACATTTCGTAACCAATTCAAAACAGGTTACTTAAGTCTCCAAATTTTTTTCGATTCTTCCTCGAGAAGTTTAACAATCAACCCAAACACAAATTTATTCTTTATTATTCATGTTGGAAATTTCAGAATTAAAAGCTAAAAAGCTTCCTGAGCTGCAGGATATCGCTAAATCTTTAAACGTTCCCAAATTCAGGACTTTAAAAAAATTAGACCTGGTATATCAAATCCTGGACTATCAGGCGGCAAATCCTAAAAAAGCTAAAGAAGCATTGACCGACGATACTAAAAAGGAAGAAACTCCTAAAAGTGAAGAACGTAGTAAAACTTCAGAAAAACCACAACCAAAGAAAAGTGGTAAAATAGGAAGTAATAAGAAACCACCGCGGGCTACTGCAACTGCAGAAACCAAAGAACCCCGCCCTGCAAAAAAGGATCCTTCTCCTAAAAAAGAAGATGCTCCTTCTAAACCAAGAGAACCTAAAAAGCAGGAACAAAAGCCAAGGGAAAACAGGGAAGACAATAACAGTTCTTCTCACACAAATAAGAACAATCCTCGTGACAACAAAAAGGATACTCGCAGTAGCAACAACAATAAAAGTAGCGGAAGTCGCGATGCCGGCAACCGTGATGCTCGCAACCGCTACCGTGAACCAGATTATGAATTTGACGCGATTATAGAAAGTGAAGGCGTTCTGGATATTATGCAGGATAACTATGGTTTCCTAAGATCTTCAGATTACAACTACCTTACTTCTCCCGATGATATTTATGTATCCCAATCGCAAATTCGTTTATTCGGATTAAAAACCGGGGATACTGTTTTAGGACAAATTCGCCCTCCAAAAGAAGGTGAAAAATATTTTCCTTTAATCAAGATCAACAAAATTAACGGATTAGACCCTCAGGTAGTGAGAGACCGTGTTTCTTTTGAGCACTTAACTCCGCTTTTCCCAAAGGAAAAATTCAATATTGCTGAAAAGCAAAGTAGCATGTCTACCCGTATTATGGACCTCTTTTCCCCAATTGGAAAAGGCCAGCGTGGTATGATTGTTTCCCAGCCTAAAACTGGTAAAACAATGTTGCTTAAAGATATTGCAAACGCTATCGCGGCCAACCATCCAGAAGTTTATCAAATAGTTTTACTTATTGATGAACGCCCGGAAGAGGTAACCGATATGCAACGTAATGTTCGCGGTGAAGTTGTAGCTTCAACTTTCGATAAGGAAGCTCACGAGCATGTTAGGGTTGCTAATATTGTACTGGAAAAAGCGAAACGTCTGGTAGAATGTGGTCACGATGTGGTGATCCTTCTGGATTCTATTACGCGACTGGCCCGTGCTTACAACACCGTACAACCTGCCAGCGGTAAGGTTTTAAGTGGTGGTGTAGATGCTAACGCGCTGCACAAACCAAAACGTTTCTTTGGTGCCGCCCGTAACATTGAAAACGGAGGTTCCCTTTCGATTATCGCTACCGCCCTAACCGATACCGGTTCTAAAATGGACGAGGTGATTTTTGAAGAATTTAAAGGAACAGGTAATATGGAGCTGCAATTAGACAGAAAAATTGCTAACCGTAGAATTTTCCCTGCAATAGATCTTACCTCTTCAAGTACACGTCGCGACGATCTTTTATTAGATGAAGCTGCACTGCAAAGAATGTGGGTACTGCGTAAATATCTTGCCGATATGAATCCTATTGAAGCAATGGAATTTATTAACGACAGGATTAAGCAAACTAAAAACAATGAAGAGTTTTTGATCTCGATGAACGGATAAAACCTTCTTTAGTTATAAATTTAAAAATCCGGAAACTGCAAAGCTTCCGGATTTTTTTATGACTGTATTTTACTTTTATAATGCAACCACTCCTTTTTTCAGCATAGCTGAATTCATTGCCCTCCTTTGAAAGGAGGAGAGCTATAAATATTTTATCAACTTTTTTGTGAAAATAAATTTTAGCTCTTACCCTTTTTAAGGATAAGCCCACCTGAATGAAAAGGTCGGATGAGTTTAAGTATTTTTCTGGTTTTATTATGAAATTCTCCGTCACCCTGATACCTGTGATAAAAAAATTATCCAGCGTAGAAAATTGACG is a window of Salegentibacter salegens DNA encoding:
- a CDS encoding ABC transporter ATP-binding protein → MASKTGNAFDFNLFKRLLKYTNPYKVTFYFVAVAAILLSFFAVLRPYLLKVTVDDAITPQNYDNLVFYVGLMAGVLVLEVIFQFLFVYFANWLGQEVVRDLRVNLFKHMLNFKMTYFDKSAVGRLVTRAVSDIETIASIFSQGLFMIISDILKMLVVIGFMFYQSWQLTLLVLTVLPLIMYATRVFQKKMKVAFEEVRTQVANLNTFVQERITGMKIVQLFTREKAEYNNFKEINGKHRDAWVKTVWYNSIFFPIAEMATSITIGLIVWYGGLRAVADDGITLGVIIAFIELSQLLFRPLRQIADKFNTLQMGMVAANRVFGILDTESSINNNGKIKVSDLKGEIEFKDVRFSYTDDEEVLKGVSFKANPGETIAIVGATGAGKSTVINLLNRFYEIDSGQILVDGIDIKDITLESLRSEIAVVLQNVFLFADTILSNINLNNPDITEEEVIAAAKQIGIHEFINTLPNSYHYNVKERGAMLSSGQRQLISFLRAYMSNPSILVLDEATSSVDTYSELLIQEATDKITKGRTSIVIAHRLATIKKADKIMVMDAGKIVEIGNHTELLKKKDGYYKNLYEVQFMAEESL
- the folP gene encoding dihydropteroate synthase, which produces MTINCKGELIDLSTPKVMGIINTTPNSFYAESRKTSETDILKQVEQMLMDGAKFIDIGGYSTPPGAPKVEETEELKRVLPAVENILKHFPETLISVDTFRAKVAEKSIEAGAAIINDISAGNLDPEMMKTVAEYQVPYIMMHMRGTPQTMKDLNQYDDLLQDILFYFSEKISEARALGINDLIVDPGFGFAKNIQQNFELLSKMELFKTLELPILAGLSRKSLIYKTLNTSPQEALNGTTFLNSIALSKRASILRVHDVKEAVECTKLYTELSK
- the cdaA gene encoding diadenylate cyclase CdaA, whose protein sequence is MDIINLRFLDVLDIVFVALLLYYLYKLVKGTVAVNIFIGIVIIYLMGSLTQLLQMELLSSVLGEFIGVGMFALIVVFQQEIRKFLLMIGSTNFTQKGKFFTQLRFLKGDLETSTNVDDIISACEIMGQTYTGALIIIQKNTNLDFVKNSGDDMNIELNQPIIESIFYKNSPLHDGAMVIEDNKITATRVILPVSNDRSIPLRFGLRHRAAVGITEKTDALALVVSEETGQISYIRDGEFVMFESTDELIDRIKEDLL
- a CDS encoding DUF4293 domain-containing protein, encoding MLQRIQTVYLLIAAIISGGLIFVFSLWENSEGVAIFAQDYLMIFFAFLASALLSLVSIFMFKNRKLQFVLGRLNILLNFFLLGVFVYWLLSLPGEMDISEKGIGMFLPIISIVFLVLANKAIKKDEDLVKSVDRLR
- the rho gene encoding transcription termination factor Rho, producing MLEISELKAKKLPELQDIAKSLNVPKFRTLKKLDLVYQILDYQAANPKKAKEALTDDTKKEETPKSEERSKTSEKPQPKKSGKIGSNKKPPRATATAETKEPRPAKKDPSPKKEDAPSKPREPKKQEQKPRENREDNNSSSHTNKNNPRDNKKDTRSSNNNKSSGSRDAGNRDARNRYREPDYEFDAIIESEGVLDIMQDNYGFLRSSDYNYLTSPDDIYVSQSQIRLFGLKTGDTVLGQIRPPKEGEKYFPLIKINKINGLDPQVVRDRVSFEHLTPLFPKEKFNIAEKQSSMSTRIMDLFSPIGKGQRGMIVSQPKTGKTMLLKDIANAIAANHPEVYQIVLLIDERPEEVTDMQRNVRGEVVASTFDKEAHEHVRVANIVLEKAKRLVECGHDVVILLDSITRLARAYNTVQPASGKVLSGGVDANALHKPKRFFGAARNIENGGSLSIIATALTDTGSKMDEVIFEEFKGTGNMELQLDRKIANRRIFPAIDLTSSSTRRDDLLLDEAALQRMWVLRKYLADMNPIEAMEFINDRIKQTKNNEEFLISMNG
- a CDS encoding metallophosphoesterase family protein, whose protein sequence is MKKILLLSDTHSHIDERILHYAAEADEIWHAGDIGTTDISDELKKVKPLRAVYGNIDDAEIRKEFPLHQRFKCEGVDVWITHIGGYPGKYSPAIREEIKRNPPKLFISGHSHILKVMNDKSLGLLHMNPGAAGKQGFHKKRTMLRFKIDAAEIKDLEVIELKGK
- a CDS encoding DUF1599 domain-containing protein encodes the protein MQNTSKQYDAVVATCRSLFINKMKDYGSAWRILRLPSLTDQIFIKAQRIRKLQENEVRKVDEDEKSEFIGIINYSVMALIQLEKGVVAQPDLGVEEATELYDEKIAETKALMMNKNHDYGEAWRDMRVSSLTDLIIQKLLRVKQIEDNKGQTLVSEGIDANYQDMINYSIFAMILMMEGEA
- the truA gene encoding tRNA pseudouridine(38-40) synthase TruA; translated protein: MRYFLELAYFGKAYHGWQNQPNAISVQEEIERALSVVFQQKTAIVGAGRTDAGVHAKQIFAHFDTDNELEREAFQFKMNSLLPADIALKDVFKVKADAHARFDALSRSYEYHIVQQKDPFLEDRSYFLKNKLDVEKMNQAAEILKDYTNFKCFSKSKTDVKTYNCKISESVWKTENGVLVFHISADRFLRNMVRAIVGTLLEIGFGKQPVENMHEIIKSKDRSKAGTSVPAKALYLTNVTYPEIAIK